A stretch of the Trichocoleus sp. FACHB-46 genome encodes the following:
- a CDS encoding response regulator has product MKQGASNLPGKPITILMADDDEDDRMLAREALEECRLANNLHFVQDGEELLDYLYHRGKFDSQTQSPRPGLILLDLNMPRKDGREALQEIKADPELRQIPVVVLTTSQAEEDIYRTYDLGANSYITKPVTFESLVEVMKILGRYWFEIVELPSED; this is encoded by the coding sequence ATGAAGCAAGGCGCTAGCAACCTCCCTGGTAAACCCATCACCATTTTGATGGCCGACGATGATGAAGACGATCGCATGCTGGCGCGTGAAGCCCTAGAAGAATGTCGCCTCGCAAATAATCTCCATTTTGTTCAAGACGGAGAGGAACTGCTGGACTATCTTTACCATCGGGGTAAGTTTGACTCCCAAACTCAGTCGCCGCGTCCGGGTTTAATTTTGCTAGACCTCAATATGCCGCGCAAAGATGGTCGAGAAGCGTTGCAAGAGATTAAAGCTGATCCAGAACTGCGCCAAATCCCCGTTGTAGTTCTCACGACCTCTCAAGCCGAGGAGGATATTTATCGCACCTACGATTTAGGAGCCAACTCTTACATTACTAAGCCTGTTACTTTTGAGTCATTGGTAGAAGTGATGAAAATTTTGGGCCGATATTGGTTTGAAATTGTCGAGTTGCCCTCAGAAGACTAA
- a CDS encoding ATP-binding protein, which yields MDLHKLSYLKQWAIRYRGILGLLFLVIAGYLGNYWRWSFFFNIDFLFGSIATWMVVCLYGTIWGTVAAFVASLCTYILWHHPYSIVTFTAEALFVGIFFHRRRQNIVLLDALFWILIGMPLVWLFYGNLLQLDAIQTTIILLKQPANGIFNALIANLILTHLPIHRWVGRPQAISTLSLQQTLLNLLVAFVFFPTLMLMVLDGRQVMDNIRTSSAAELSVASTNLVVEVRAWYNQRLTAVTQLAQLAARTPLETTPALRQSLELTQDIFPDFVNLSVVDRAGIPILSTLSATAQVDTTHSALPSTLRLSQLQATSQPQLFTLGAQQQTPGSIHLWLCAPIQQRGVLSGFVLGEIDADTGVGAMIRSHVTEQGLQVTLVDAAQSVVASTDASRVATPQFNRKQQGEVQAIGPRTYQWFPVLGSPLVMVRWSNSFFVQETPIAPQLPWTLIVELPAKPQVHRIEQVHTQNLTILLLISGTGLIFATLISQSLINPLSKLADVTTNLPYRLLESELTRWPRSSVTELDSLVQNFQSMAASLTQKFWEIKSANELLEQRVQERTQQLVAINTELAEEISERRKAEKELGTLVAKLEQSNRELQDFASVASHDLQEPLRKIQAFGDRLKLKCADSLPPEGKDYLERMQNAAQRMQTLINDLLAFSRVTTKAQPFIPVDLGTIVQEVLSDIEVQIQRVGGCIEADYLPTIEADPLQMRQLFQNLISNALKFHQSDRRPIVSISAQLLEAADSPTPLQAPDSRFCQIFVTDNGIGFDEKYLDRIFTVFQRLHSRSDYEGTGVGLAICRKIAERHRGSITAKSSLGQGTTFIVTLPIQQTL from the coding sequence ATGGATCTGCACAAACTTTCCTATTTGAAACAATGGGCGATCCGTTATCGAGGCATCCTGGGACTCCTCTTTTTGGTGATTGCTGGCTACCTCGGCAACTATTGGCGGTGGTCTTTTTTCTTCAATATCGACTTTTTGTTTGGCAGCATTGCCACTTGGATGGTGGTTTGTCTATATGGCACCATCTGGGGCACTGTTGCCGCTTTTGTGGCTAGTCTTTGCACCTATATCCTTTGGCACCATCCCTATTCCATCGTCACGTTTACTGCTGAAGCTTTATTTGTAGGCATCTTCTTTCATCGACGGCGGCAAAACATCGTCTTACTGGACGCTCTCTTCTGGATACTGATTGGCATGCCGTTGGTTTGGTTGTTTTACGGCAACCTCTTACAGTTGGATGCCATTCAAACCACCATCATTCTGCTGAAGCAGCCCGCCAATGGTATTTTCAATGCCTTAATTGCCAACTTGATACTGACTCACTTACCAATTCATCGCTGGGTCGGTCGCCCCCAAGCCATTAGCACCCTCTCTCTCCAGCAAACCCTCCTCAACTTATTAGTTGCCTTTGTTTTCTTCCCCACCCTGATGCTGATGGTTCTAGATGGCCGTCAAGTCATGGATAACATCAGAACCTCATCTGCTGCGGAATTAAGCGTTGCTTCTACTAATTTGGTGGTTGAGGTCCGAGCTTGGTACAACCAACGCCTCACAGCGGTGACACAGCTAGCCCAACTGGCTGCCCGCACTCCCCTTGAGACTACTCCAGCTTTGCGGCAAAGCTTGGAACTCACGCAAGATATTTTCCCTGACTTTGTTAATTTGTCGGTAGTAGATCGGGCAGGCATACCGATTCTGAGCACGCTCAGCGCTACGGCTCAAGTAGACACTACCCATTCTGCTCTGCCCTCCACGCTGCGGCTCAGCCAGCTTCAGGCTACATCTCAGCCTCAGCTTTTCACCCTTGGCGCTCAGCAGCAAACCCCTGGCAGCATTCATCTTTGGCTCTGTGCTCCCATTCAGCAGCGTGGGGTTCTCTCTGGGTTTGTTTTGGGTGAAATTGATGCTGACACTGGGGTGGGTGCCATGATTCGATCGCATGTGACCGAGCAAGGACTCCAGGTGACCTTAGTGGATGCGGCTCAGAGCGTGGTTGCTAGCACGGATGCCAGTCGAGTCGCCACACCACAGTTCAATCGGAAGCAGCAAGGAGAAGTGCAAGCGATTGGGCCTAGAACTTACCAGTGGTTTCCTGTCCTTGGCAGTCCTTTAGTCATGGTGCGGTGGAGCAATTCATTCTTTGTGCAAGAAACTCCGATCGCCCCCCAACTGCCTTGGACCTTGATTGTAGAACTACCTGCCAAACCTCAAGTTCACCGGATTGAGCAAGTCCATACCCAAAATTTGACCATCTTATTACTCATTTCCGGAACAGGCTTAATCTTTGCCACCTTGATCAGTCAGAGCTTAATCAATCCCCTCTCAAAACTTGCTGACGTTACAACCAATTTGCCTTACAGATTGCTGGAGAGTGAGTTGACTCGGTGGCCGCGTAGCTCTGTAACCGAGTTAGATTCGCTGGTGCAAAATTTTCAGTCGATGGCCGCGAGCCTCACTCAGAAGTTTTGGGAAATCAAAAGCGCCAATGAACTGCTAGAGCAGCGAGTGCAGGAGCGTACCCAGCAACTCGTCGCCATTAACACTGAACTGGCGGAAGAAATTAGTGAACGCCGCAAAGCTGAAAAGGAACTGGGAACACTGGTAGCTAAGTTGGAGCAAAGCAACCGAGAGCTGCAAGATTTTGCCTCTGTCGCTTCCCACGACCTCCAAGAGCCACTCCGCAAAATCCAGGCGTTTGGCGATCGCTTGAAGCTGAAATGTGCTGATTCTCTGCCTCCCGAAGGTAAAGACTATCTAGAGCGAATGCAAAATGCCGCTCAGCGGATGCAAACGCTGATCAACGACTTGTTAGCCTTCTCACGAGTGACGACTAAAGCCCAGCCCTTCATTCCTGTAGACCTCGGCACCATCGTCCAAGAAGTTTTATCGGATATCGAAGTGCAGATCCAGCGAGTTGGCGGATGTATCGAAGCTGACTATTTACCGACGATAGAAGCTGATCCCTTGCAGATGCGGCAACTATTCCAAAATCTGATTAGTAACGCCCTAAAGTTTCATCAAAGCGATCGCCGTCCGATTGTCAGCATTTCAGCTCAGCTCCTAGAGGCTGCCGACTCACCAACCCCGCTTCAGGCTCCTGATAGTCGGTTCTGTCAAATTTTCGTCACAGATAATGGCATTGGGTTTGATGAAAAGTACCTCGATCGCATCTTTACTGTGTTTCAGCGACTGCATAGCCGCAGCGACTATGAAGGTACCGGGGTAGGACTCGCCATTTGTCGCAAAATTGCTGAACGCCACCGAGGTAGTATCACAGCTAAAAGTAGCCTGGGCCAAGGCACCACCTTTATTGTCACGCTCCCGATTCAACAAACTCTATGA
- a CDS encoding urease accessory protein UreF: MGTVDLAMPISLQPQALLSLLQLASSALPVGAYSYSEGLEALVEAGIIKDKLSLEHWLQQELQVGAIRLEAALMIRAYQATQAGDRPALRHWNAWLSASRETEELRQQSWQMGYSLGRLLQELQPNLAPVIQTCGEPCNFAIAFGIAAASWQIDPEAAVLGYLHSWATNLMNAGVKLIPLGQTAGQRLLVELQSCLSDATGAILVLKDEDLCSCGWGLAIASMAHEVQYSRLFRS; encoded by the coding sequence ATGGGCACAGTGGACCTAGCCATGCCCATTAGTCTGCAACCTCAAGCACTACTGAGTTTGCTCCAACTAGCTAGTTCTGCTTTACCTGTAGGAGCCTACAGTTACTCAGAAGGTCTGGAAGCACTCGTAGAGGCAGGCATCATTAAAGACAAACTGAGTCTAGAACACTGGCTACAACAGGAGTTGCAAGTGGGTGCCATTCGCCTCGAAGCAGCGCTCATGATCCGCGCCTATCAGGCCACCCAAGCTGGCGATCGCCCTGCCCTGCGTCATTGGAACGCTTGGCTCTCAGCCAGCAGAGAAACAGAAGAACTGCGCCAACAAAGCTGGCAGATGGGCTACTCTTTAGGCCGCTTACTTCAAGAACTCCAGCCAAACTTAGCACCTGTAATTCAGACCTGTGGGGAACCTTGTAATTTCGCGATCGCCTTTGGCATTGCCGCTGCCAGTTGGCAGATTGACCCCGAAGCAGCAGTTTTAGGCTATCTCCACAGTTGGGCCACCAACCTGATGAATGCAGGCGTCAAACTAATTCCCTTAGGACAAACGGCGGGTCAGCGACTTTTAGTGGAACTACAGAGTTGTTTGAGTGATGCCACAGGGGCAATTTTAGTCTTGAAGGATGAAGATTTATGCAGTTGTGGCTGGGGCCTAGCGATCGCCAGCATGGCGCATGAAGTGCAGTACAGCCGTCTCTTTCGCAGCTAG
- the ureE gene encoding urease accessory protein UreE has product MLTLTHRLSADVAIAVDLTLALTAEERARSRYQLATEAGQSVRLQLPRGTVLHHGDLLQAETGDVLVRIAAKPEPVLTVKAQTSLELLRAAYHLGNRHVALEITADYLRLSPDPVLQSMLEHLGLQVSAEIAAFQPEVGAYGHSGPSHAH; this is encoded by the coding sequence ATGCTGACGTTGACCCACCGTTTATCTGCTGATGTTGCGATCGCCGTTGATCTCACCCTAGCCCTCACCGCAGAGGAGCGTGCCCGCAGCCGCTATCAACTTGCTACAGAAGCGGGGCAGAGCGTGCGATTGCAGTTGCCGCGCGGCACAGTGCTACATCATGGAGATTTGCTGCAAGCCGAAACTGGGGATGTCTTGGTGCGGATTGCCGCTAAGCCTGAACCCGTCTTGACCGTGAAAGCGCAGACTTCTCTGGAGCTTCTGCGAGCAGCCTACCACCTAGGAAATCGTCATGTTGCTTTAGAAATCACGGCGGATTATCTGCGTCTCTCTCCCGATCCAGTCCTCCAATCGATGCTGGAGCATCTGGGACTACAGGTGAGCGCAGAAATCGCAGCCTTTCAACCAGAAGTTGGCGCTTATGGGCACAGTGGACCTAGCCATGCCCATTAG
- a CDS encoding DUF4168 domain-containing protein: protein MMNSCRSLVPFHPQMLRTLTAKLQQPRMQLVSQSFAIGFLAAVGLASGWVPSLSERSPEQMFSTAAVAQAAPSAAELKSYARAVLAVEEVRQVSYRDIKKLVGSSGIPAIACHRPKSLQGLPQNVRGIAVEYCNKSKKIVEGNGLTIDKFNAITVNVQSDPNLEKRVQAELLELQKPSR from the coding sequence ATGATGAACTCTTGCCGTTCCCTCGTGCCATTTCACCCTCAAATGCTTCGTACCTTGACTGCTAAACTGCAACAGCCTCGGATGCAACTGGTTTCACAGTCCTTCGCGATTGGCTTCTTAGCCGCTGTTGGCCTTGCTTCTGGCTGGGTTCCTAGCTTATCAGAGCGCTCTCCAGAGCAAATGTTTAGTACGGCTGCTGTGGCTCAAGCGGCACCCAGTGCAGCAGAACTCAAAAGTTACGCTCGCGCTGTGTTGGCGGTAGAAGAAGTGCGCCAAGTCTCTTACAGAGACATTAAAAAACTTGTCGGCTCTAGCGGCATTCCGGCGATCGCTTGTCATAGACCCAAGAGCTTACAAGGATTGCCCCAAAACGTTCGCGGAATTGCAGTTGAGTACTGCAACAAATCTAAAAAAATTGTTGAGGGCAACGGCCTGACGATTGACAAATTCAACGCCATTACCGTGAATGTTCAGAGTGATCCAAATCTAGAGAAGCGAGTTCAAGCGGAGTTATTGGAGCTACAAAAGCCATCTAGATAA
- the holA gene encoding DNA polymerase III subunit delta: protein MPIYLYWGEDDFAIAKAVTTLRDRTLDPDWTSFNFDKISAEQSNAVLQALTQAMTPPFGMGKRLVWLENTTLGQQCPETVLAELERTLPAIPDASVLLLTARNKPDGRLKSTKLLQKYAEIKEFSPIPPWKTDQLLQQVRQVAQTVGVALTQPSMELLAESVGNNSRQLYSELEKLRLYAGDRSQPLEAEVVARLVVVNTQNSLQLAAAIRQGQVGEALELVAGLLSHNEPALRVVATLIGQFRTWLWVKLMQEAGERDERAIAQAAEVSNPKRIYFLQQEVRGLSSQQLQQTLPLLLELELSLKQGAEELATLQTKVVELCQIYQR from the coding sequence ATGCCAATTTACCTCTATTGGGGAGAAGATGACTTTGCGATCGCAAAAGCTGTTACAACCCTGCGCGATCGCACCCTCGATCCAGATTGGACCAGCTTTAACTTCGACAAGATTTCAGCAGAGCAGAGCAATGCCGTTCTTCAGGCGCTCACGCAAGCAATGACACCCCCGTTTGGGATGGGGAAACGATTAGTTTGGCTCGAAAACACTACCCTGGGACAGCAATGTCCAGAAACCGTTTTAGCAGAGCTAGAGCGCACTTTGCCTGCCATCCCGGATGCCTCAGTTTTGCTGCTGACAGCCCGCAACAAACCAGACGGACGGCTCAAGTCCACCAAATTGCTCCAGAAATATGCCGAGATCAAGGAATTCTCGCCAATTCCGCCTTGGAAAACAGATCAACTGCTCCAGCAGGTGCGCCAAGTGGCTCAAACAGTAGGGGTGGCGCTAACGCAGCCCAGCATGGAGCTCTTGGCAGAGTCGGTTGGCAACAACTCCCGACAACTCTATAGTGAATTAGAAAAATTACGGCTCTATGCGGGCGATCGCTCTCAACCCCTAGAGGCAGAAGTCGTAGCCAGATTGGTTGTGGTTAATACTCAAAACAGTCTGCAATTGGCCGCTGCGATCCGCCAAGGCCAAGTCGGTGAAGCGTTGGAACTCGTGGCAGGTCTCCTCAGTCACAATGAACCAGCGCTGCGGGTTGTAGCGACTTTGATCGGCCAGTTTCGCACTTGGTTGTGGGTCAAATTGATGCAGGAAGCTGGGGAACGCGATGAGCGGGCGATCGCTCAAGCCGCCGAAGTCAGCAATCCCAAACGGATTTATTTTCTCCAACAAGAAGTGCGCGGGCTGTCCTCTCAGCAACTCCAGCAAACATTGCCCCTGTTGTTGGAACTAGAACTGAGCCTTAAGCAAGGCGCAGAAGAGCTTGCCACTCTACAAACTAAAGTGGTTGAACTTTGTCAAATCTACCAGCGCTAA
- a CDS encoding DUF1868 domain-containing protein — protein sequence MDDNYQTYVNRVLRLPLPETYKSQLQNIQESPKFQLQEVGGERQAVAFPGYTIVTPPEGEETENQAFYANLQALQAQLQQQLDPNLFVPLPPDSFHLTVADLIWDHAYRDAAKNPDFEQQLCDRMAQSFQQYQRMHPQSHPVRLQAVGLIVMPRAIGVGLVPKEEVAYEQLLQLRRAIYQNPGLMALGIEQQYHFTAHVTLGYFGSIPPELDRDRLSEQFTQLNQQWITGVPQEMWAYRAELRKFDNMTRYYREPDWPSLEI from the coding sequence TTGGACGATAATTATCAAACTTATGTGAATCGAGTGCTACGGCTACCTCTGCCAGAGACTTATAAATCTCAATTGCAAAATATTCAAGAGTCTCCCAAGTTCCAACTGCAAGAAGTGGGAGGCGAGCGGCAGGCAGTAGCGTTTCCGGGTTACACCATAGTCACCCCACCAGAGGGCGAAGAAACTGAAAATCAGGCTTTCTACGCTAATTTGCAGGCGCTCCAAGCGCAACTCCAGCAGCAGCTTGATCCTAATCTATTCGTGCCTCTACCGCCGGACAGCTTCCACCTCACCGTGGCAGACCTGATTTGGGATCATGCCTATCGTGATGCAGCCAAAAACCCAGACTTTGAGCAGCAACTCTGCGATCGCATGGCTCAGAGTTTTCAGCAGTACCAACGGATGCACCCGCAATCCCACCCTGTACGCTTACAAGCGGTGGGCTTAATTGTGATGCCACGAGCGATTGGAGTTGGCTTGGTTCCCAAGGAAGAAGTCGCCTACGAGCAACTACTGCAACTCCGCCGAGCGATCTACCAAAATCCTGGCTTGATGGCTTTAGGAATCGAGCAGCAATATCACTTCACGGCCCATGTGACTCTAGGCTACTTCGGTAGCATTCCGCCTGAGCTAGACCGCGATCGCCTCAGCGAGCAATTCACCCAGTTGAATCAGCAGTGGATCACAGGTGTGCCTCAGGAGATGTGGGCCTACCGCGCCGAACTCCGAAAATTTGATAACATGACACGCTATTATCGAGAACCGGATTGGCCCAGCCTCGAAATTTAG